The Muntiacus reevesi chromosome 7, mMunRee1.1, whole genome shotgun sequence genome includes a region encoding these proteins:
- the MRPL52 gene encoding large ribosomal subunit protein mL52 isoform X3, which produces MAALAGVRRLHCGAAAWAGSQWRLRQGLAANPSGYGPLTELPDWSYADGRPAPPMKGQLRRKAQREKFARRVVLLSQEMDAGLQAWQLRQQEKLQEEKRKQQNALKPKGALLQNPRPSQ; this is translated from the exons ATGGCTGCTTTAG CAGGTGTCCGGAGACTGCACTGCGGCGCCGCGGCTTGGGCAGGCAGCCAGTGGCGACTACG GCAGGGCCTTGCTGCCAACCCCTCCGGCTACGGACCCCTTACGGAGCTCCCAGACTGGTCGTACGCGG ATGGCCGCCCTGCTCCTCCAATGAAAGGCCAGCTTCGAAGAAAAGCCCAAAGGGAAAAGTTTGCG AGACGAGTTGTACTGCTGTCACAGGAAATGGATGCTGGATTACAGGCATGGCAGCTCAGACAGCAAGAGAAGttgcaggaagaaaaaaggaagcagcAGAATGCTCTTAAACCCAAAGGGGCTCTACTGCAAAACCCACGACCAAGTCAATAA
- the MRPL52 gene encoding large ribosomal subunit protein mL52 isoform X1 — MAALGILLSTGVRRLHCGAAAWAGSQWRLRQGLAANPSGYGPLTELPDWSYADGRPAPPMKGQLRRKAQREKFARRVVLLSQEMDAGLQAWQLRQQEKLQEEKRKQQNALKPKGALLQNPRPSQ, encoded by the exons ATGGCTGCTTTAGGTATACTGCTCTCTA CAGGTGTCCGGAGACTGCACTGCGGCGCCGCGGCTTGGGCAGGCAGCCAGTGGCGACTACG GCAGGGCCTTGCTGCCAACCCCTCCGGCTACGGACCCCTTACGGAGCTCCCAGACTGGTCGTACGCGG ATGGCCGCCCTGCTCCTCCAATGAAAGGCCAGCTTCGAAGAAAAGCCCAAAGGGAAAAGTTTGCG AGACGAGTTGTACTGCTGTCACAGGAAATGGATGCTGGATTACAGGCATGGCAGCTCAGACAGCAAGAGAAGttgcaggaagaaaaaaggaagcagcAGAATGCTCTTAAACCCAAAGGGGCTCTACTGCAAAACCCACGACCAAGTCAATAA
- the MRPL52 gene encoding large ribosomal subunit protein mL52 isoform X4, which produces MAALGVRRLHCGAAAWAGSQWRLRQGLAANPSGYGPLTELPDWSYADGRPAPPMKGQLRRKAQREKFARRVVLLSQEMDAGLQAWQLRQQEKLQEEKRKQQNALKPKGALLQNPRPSQ; this is translated from the exons ATGGCTGCTTTAG GTGTCCGGAGACTGCACTGCGGCGCCGCGGCTTGGGCAGGCAGCCAGTGGCGACTACG GCAGGGCCTTGCTGCCAACCCCTCCGGCTACGGACCCCTTACGGAGCTCCCAGACTGGTCGTACGCGG ATGGCCGCCCTGCTCCTCCAATGAAAGGCCAGCTTCGAAGAAAAGCCCAAAGGGAAAAGTTTGCG AGACGAGTTGTACTGCTGTCACAGGAAATGGATGCTGGATTACAGGCATGGCAGCTCAGACAGCAAGAGAAGttgcaggaagaaaaaaggaagcagcAGAATGCTCTTAAACCCAAAGGGGCTCTACTGCAAAACCCACGACCAAGTCAATAA
- the MRPL52 gene encoding large ribosomal subunit protein mL52 isoform X2: MAALGILLSSVRRLHCGAAAWAGSQWRLRQGLAANPSGYGPLTELPDWSYADGRPAPPMKGQLRRKAQREKFARRVVLLSQEMDAGLQAWQLRQQEKLQEEKRKQQNALKPKGALLQNPRPSQ, from the exons ATGGCTGCTTTAGGTATACTGCTCTCTA GTGTCCGGAGACTGCACTGCGGCGCCGCGGCTTGGGCAGGCAGCCAGTGGCGACTACG GCAGGGCCTTGCTGCCAACCCCTCCGGCTACGGACCCCTTACGGAGCTCCCAGACTGGTCGTACGCGG ATGGCCGCCCTGCTCCTCCAATGAAAGGCCAGCTTCGAAGAAAAGCCCAAAGGGAAAAGTTTGCG AGACGAGTTGTACTGCTGTCACAGGAAATGGATGCTGGATTACAGGCATGGCAGCTCAGACAGCAAGAGAAGttgcaggaagaaaaaaggaagcagcAGAATGCTCTTAAACCCAAAGGGGCTCTACTGCAAAACCCACGACCAAGTCAATAA
- the MRPL52 gene encoding large ribosomal subunit protein mL52 isoform X6 — MATSCFPRSVARGQRGHAYFRLLRLSMAALGILLSTGVRRLHCGAAAWAGSQWRLRQGLAANPSGYGPLTELPDWSYAETSCTAVTGNGCWITGMAAQTAREVAGRKKEAAECS, encoded by the exons ATGGCGACTTCCTGCTTCCCGCGCAGCGTCGCGCGTGGCCAGCGAGGCCACGCCTACTTCCGGCTCCTGCGCCTCAGCATGGCTGCTTTAGGTATACTGCTCTCTA CAGGTGTCCGGAGACTGCACTGCGGCGCCGCGGCTTGGGCAGGCAGCCAGTGGCGACTACG GCAGGGCCTTGCTGCCAACCCCTCCGGCTACGGACCCCTTACGGAGCTCCCAGACTGGTCGTACGCGG AGACGAGTTGTACTGCTGTCACAGGAAATGGATGCTGGATTACAGGCATGGCAGCTCAGACAGCAAGAGAAGttgcaggaagaaaaaaggaagcagcAGAATGCTCTTAA
- the MRPL52 gene encoding large ribosomal subunit protein mL52 isoform X5, whose amino-acid sequence MAALGILLSSVRRLHCGAAAWAGSQWRLRQGLAANPSGYGPLTELPDWSYADGRPAPPMKGQLRRKAQREKFAVSETSCTAVTGNGCWITGMAAQTAREVAGRKKEAAECS is encoded by the exons ATGGCTGCTTTAGGTATACTGCTCTCTA GTGTCCGGAGACTGCACTGCGGCGCCGCGGCTTGGGCAGGCAGCCAGTGGCGACTACG GCAGGGCCTTGCTGCCAACCCCTCCGGCTACGGACCCCTTACGGAGCTCCCAGACTGGTCGTACGCGG ATGGCCGCCCTGCTCCTCCAATGAAAGGCCAGCTTCGAAGAAAAGCCCAAAGGGAAAAGTTTGCGGTAAGTG AGACGAGTTGTACTGCTGTCACAGGAAATGGATGCTGGATTACAGGCATGGCAGCTCAGACAGCAAGAGAAGttgcaggaagaaaaaaggaagcagcAGAATGCTCTTAA